The following proteins are encoded in a genomic region of Periophthalmus magnuspinnatus isolate fPerMag1 chromosome 23, fPerMag1.2.pri, whole genome shotgun sequence:
- the gnsb gene encoding glucosamine (N-acetyl)-6-sulfatase (Sanfilippo disease IIID), b gives MAATGAPLRGRHHVVSLALVTSLLTCCVRCDKLSNVVLILADDQDVTLGGMNPMLQTKALIGEAGATFVNSFTVTPLCCPSRSSILTGQYPHNHAVRNNSLSGNCSSELWQKGPESVAFPIYLNKQKYQTFFAGKYLNQYGKKVGDVAHVPPGWDQWHALVGNSQYYNYTLSVNGKEEVHGDSYEKDYLTDLITNRSLTFLDNRSPQHPFFLMLSPPAPHSPWTAAPQHQNKFVDIKAPRDGSFDKLGKDKHWLLRQASNPMSNSSLNYLDNAYRKRWQTLLSVDDMVAALVKKLTDIQELNNTYIFYTSDNGYHTGQFSLPIDKRQLYEFDIRIPLLVRGPGIKPNITVKAPVLNIDLAPTILDISGVNLSAVNVDGQSFLSQMAPSLRNGTARPFFLVEYTGEGSPTSDPSCPKLGPGLSQCFPDCVCEDAYNNTYACVRTLSSDQDLQYCEFADSESFVEVYNLTSDPNQLENIFKKMDPTVLQTMNQRLIKLQSCVSSGCRDYENMKFI, from the exons ATGGCAGCGACAGGGGCTCCGCTGAGGGGAAGGCACCATGTTGTCTCTTTGGCCCTGGTCACGTCGCTGCTCACCTGCTGCGTCAGGTGCGACAAACTCAGTAACGTCGTACTGATCCTAGCCGATGATCAGGATGTCACGCTGGGTGGAATG AACCCTATGCTCCAAACAAAAGCTCTGATTGGAGAAGCTGGAGCAACATTTGTCAATTCT TTTACAGTGACACCACTCTGCTGTCCCAGTCGTAGCAGTATTTTGACAGGGCAGTACCCTCACAACCATGCAGTGAGGAATAATTCTCTGTCTGGAAATTGCTCAAGTGAACTCTGGCAGAAAGGCCCAGAGTCTGTGGCCTTCCCCATCTACCTCAACAAACAGAAGTATCAGACCTTCTTCGCTGGAAAGTATCTTAACCAG tatggaaaAAAAGTGGGAGATGTTGCCCATGTTCCTCCCGGTTGGGACCAGTGGCATGCCTTG GTTGGAAACTCccagtactacaactacactCTGTCTGTCAACGGTAAAGAAGAAGTGCATGGTGACAGCTATGAGAAAGACTACCTCACTGATCTCATT ACAAACCGATCATTGACCTTTCTGGACAATAGGAGTCCTCAGCACCCATTTTTCTTGATGCTATCTCCCCCTGCACCACATTCGCCCTGGACAGCAGCTCCACAACACCAGAATAAGTTTGTCGATATAAAAGCACCTCGAGATGGCAGTTTTGACAAACTAGGAAAa GACAAGCATTGGCTTCTACGTCAGGCCAGCAACCCAATGTCAAATAGCTCACTCAACTATTTGGACAATGCGTATAGGAAGAG GTGGCAGACATTATTATCTGTGGATGACATGGTGGCTGCACTAGTAAAAAAACTCACAGATATACAAGAGCTGAATAACACATACATTTTCTACACATCGGACAATGGTTACCACACAG GTCAGTTCTCGCTGCCAATCGACAAAAGACAGCTGTATGAGTTTGACATTAGGATTCCACTCCTAGTTCGGGGTCCTGGTATCAAGCCAAACATTACAGTGAAG GCTCCTGTTTTGAACATTGATCTTGCACCCACTATACTGGACATCTCAGGAGTGAACCTGTCAGCTGTCAATGTGGATGGTCAATCATTCCTCTCCCAAATG GCCCCATCACTGCGTAATGGGACAGCTCGGCCATTTTTCCTTGTGGAATATACAGGAGAGGGATCTCCAACTTCAGATCCAAGTTGTCCCAAACTGGGACCTGGACTGTCA CAATGTTTTCCCGACTGTGTATGTGAAGATGCCTACAACAATACCTATGCATGTGTACGGACCCTCAGTTCAGACCAAGATCTCCAATACTGCGAGTTTGCAGACAGCGAG TCATTTGTAGAGGTCTACAACCTAACGTCAGACCCCAACCAGCTCGAAAATATTTTCAAGAAAATGGACCCAACTGTTCTCCAAACCATGAATCAGCGACTGATTAAGCTTCAGTCATGCGTAAGCAGTGGCTGCAGAGACTATGAAAACATGAAATTTATATGA
- the nudcd3 gene encoding nudC domain-containing protein 3 yields MASSLEMTEMYDNALLGILQHVGNIQDFLQVYFGFLYRKTDFYRLMSSSNDKMGFPPGVAEKMVLKTFKLFEKVAERDRERQLSELQRREEGRTVPPAVQELEISSDPQEESPHPRTEETQIDTTSKVEDALSPPLAAPVQDAQQSNSPTKQSTEGDQAAAADPSNETQKYQSDPDSYNGAVRENYSWSQDATDVEVRVFVPKTIVKGRQVSVNLQSGSVSVSVKDGAEQKTLMEGEFTHKINTENSLWSLEPGKCVVLSLNKTSDIWWWNAVLKGEKEIDVNEINRERSMATVDEEEHAVLDRLTFDYHQKLQGKPQSHELKVHEMLKKGWDAEGSPFKGQQFDPSMFDIPSSAVQF; encoded by the exons ATGGCATCGTCGTTGGAAATGACAGAAATGTACGATAACGCCCTGTTGGGCATACTGCAGCATGTTGGAAATATACAGGACTTTCTACAAGTCTACTTTGGCTTTTTGTATCGCAAAACAGACTTTTATCGGCTTATGTCAAGTTCTAATGATAAAATGGGATTTCCTCCTGGTGTTGCTGAGAAAATGGTGCTAAAG acatttaaGTTGTTTGAAAAAGTGGCAGAGCGTGACCGGGAGAGACAGCTGAGTGAGcttcagagaagagaggagggcagaACTGTTCCTCCTGCCGTCCAGGAGCTGGAAATCTCCTCAGATCCCCAGGAAGAATCACCACATCCAAGaacagaagaaacacaaatagACACAACTTCAAAAGTGGAGGATGCCCTTTCTCCGCCACTCGCTGCTCCAGTGCAGGATGCTCAGCAATCTAACAGTCCTACAAAGCAGTCAACTGAGGGAGACCAAGCAGCTGCTGCTGATCCCTCAAACGA GACTCAGAAATACCAGTCGGACCCAGACAGTTACAATGGGGCAGTAAGAGAAAACTACAGCTGGTCCCAGGACGCCACTGATGTGGAGGTCCGTGTGTTTGTGCCAAAGACAATTGTTAAGGGCAGACAG GTTTCGGTAAACCTGCAGAGTGGTAGCGTGTCTGTGAGTGTAAAAGATGGAGCTGAGCAGAAAACATTGATGGAGGGAGAATTTACCCACAAAATCAACACTGAAAACTCTCTGTGGAGCTTGGAGCCTGGAAAATGTGTGGTT CTATCACTTAATAAAACATCCGACATCTGGTGGTGGAATGCAGTGCTGAAAGGAGAAAAGGAAATAGACGTCAACGAGATTAATCGCGAGAGATCTATGGCAACGGTTGATGAAGAGGAGCATGCTGTTTTGGATCGACTCACATTTGACTACCATCAGAAACTCCAAGGCAAACCACAGAGTCATGAACTG AAAGTTCATGAGATGTTAAAGAAAGGTTGGGACGCTGAAGGCTCGCCATTCAAAGGCCAGCAGTTTGACCCCTCCATGTTTGACATCCCCTCCAGTGCTGTGCAGTTCTGA
- the mrps24 gene encoding 28S ribosomal protein S24, mitochondrial has product MAASLRSARLLSVLTKLCSGNRSFHVSAVCFKNRAARIRVGKGDKPLTYEQAHPPHQIGHRKGWLSQHTSNLKGEGGAAERTTEDVFIRRFMFGTFHGCLANEIVIKRRGNLIIVCALMIQKLPPQKFYFLIGYSESLLSHFYKCPVKLEIQTVQDRPVYKYI; this is encoded by the exons ATGGCGGCGTCCTTGAGGAGCGCGAGGTTGCTG AGTGTATTGACCAAGTTATGCTCCGGAAACCGAAGTTTCCACGTCAGTGCTGTGTGCTTCAAG aatagaGCGGCTCGTATTCGTGTTGGGAAAGGAGACAAACCTCTTACTTATGAACAAGCTCACCCTCCTCATCAAATTGGTCATAGGAAAGGTTGGCTTTCACAGCACACTA GTAACCTGAAAGGAGAGGGTGGAGCTGCGGAGCGTACAACTGAAGATGTTTTTATAAGACGCTTTATGTTTGGCACTTTCCATGGCTGCCTTGCCAATGAGATTGTGATCAAAAGGCGAGGAAATTTGATTATAGTATGTGCTTTAATGATCCAGAAATTACCCCCACAGAAGTTTTACTTTTTGATTGGCTATTCAGAGTCActactgtcacatttttacaaatgTCCTGTAAAATTAGAAATTCAGACTGTGCAGGATAGACCTGTGTATAAATACATATAG